One window from the genome of Rubinisphaera margarita encodes:
- a CDS encoding VOC family protein: MSQTLIQPYLFFGGRCEEALEFYKQAIEAEIEMLLRFNESPESPPEGTLQPGFEEKVMHASFRVGKNRIMASDGCEASSGFAGFSLSLALPTKAEVDRAFAGLSEGGQVTMPLGKTFWSSHFGMVTDKFGIGWMVALLEEPPASFD, encoded by the coding sequence ATGTCTCAGACGTTGATTCAGCCTTATCTCTTCTTCGGCGGCCGTTGTGAAGAAGCTTTGGAGTTCTACAAACAGGCGATCGAAGCCGAGATAGAAATGCTGCTGCGGTTCAACGAGAGTCCGGAGTCGCCTCCCGAAGGAACATTGCAGCCGGGGTTTGAGGAGAAAGTGATGCATGCCTCCTTCCGGGTGGGGAAGAATCGGATCATGGCGTCCGATGGCTGCGAAGCCAGTTCCGGATTCGCCGGCTTCTCGCTGTCGCTGGCTTTGCCGACAAAGGCTGAGGTCGATCGTGCGTTCGCTGGACTCTCCGAAGGCGGGCAGGTGACAATGCCTCTGGGCAAGACATTCTGGTCGTCTCACTTCGGCATGGTGACTGACAAATTCGGCATAGGATGGATGGTCGCACTTCTGGAAGAGCCACCGGCCTCCTTCGACTGA
- a CDS encoding DinB family protein: protein MKIGEMMIQEFDREMPRTRAVLELVPADRMDWKPLEGLQTIGWNANHLVDIVSWTPTIVRDSEWDMAPVGQGPIPPSSIKDPQELLLQFDENGVAAREALKEASDEVLTEDWSLKAAGEIFFTLSKEECLRTWLFNHVVHHRAILVTYLRLTGIEVKSPFE from the coding sequence ATGAAGATCGGTGAAATGATGATCCAGGAATTTGATCGGGAGATGCCGCGAACGCGAGCGGTCCTGGAGTTGGTTCCGGCGGACAGAATGGACTGGAAGCCGCTGGAGGGGCTGCAGACGATCGGCTGGAATGCGAATCATCTGGTCGACATTGTCAGCTGGACGCCAACCATCGTACGCGATTCCGAATGGGACATGGCTCCCGTCGGGCAGGGGCCGATTCCGCCTTCTTCGATCAAGGATCCTCAGGAACTGCTCTTGCAGTTTGACGAGAATGGCGTTGCCGCCAGGGAGGCATTGAAAGAGGCGTCCGACGAGGTGCTGACGGAGGACTGGTCTCTGAAGGCAGCCGGTGAGATCTTCTTCACTCTCTCGAAAGAAGAGTGCCTGCGGACATGGCTGTTCAATCATGTGGTCCACCACCGCGCCATTCTGGTGACCTACCTGCGTTTAACCGGGATCGAAGTCAAGTCGCCCTTCGAATAG
- a CDS encoding LysR family transcriptional regulator — protein MDWLNYHHLLNFWLVAREGSVQKASEALYVTPASVSQQVRELERELGVKLLKKRGRGLVLTEMGEQVAEYASEIFATGRELLEVVKGRPTGRPLEFRVGIRDVMPKLLAYQLLQPALDLKPPVKLVCHEGDTPALVADLSVYRLDVVLSDTALDPYYRVRAYSHLLAESEVLIVAAAKLARKYRRTFPESLDRAPFLLPTEDSSLRRSLDLWFHERGLTPFIQGEFADSAMLKIAGNRGTGLLAIPAIIEEEVKSMYGLHRVGLVEGITERFYAISIERKLKHPGVAAIQEGAASTTATT, from the coding sequence ATGGACTGGCTCAATTATCATCATCTCCTGAACTTCTGGCTGGTCGCCCGTGAAGGGAGCGTGCAGAAAGCGAGCGAGGCGCTGTACGTGACACCGGCCAGTGTCAGCCAACAGGTCCGGGAGCTGGAGCGGGAGCTCGGCGTCAAACTTCTGAAGAAGCGCGGCCGCGGCCTGGTCCTGACCGAAATGGGCGAGCAGGTTGCCGAGTACGCCTCCGAGATTTTCGCAACCGGCCGCGAGCTGCTGGAGGTTGTGAAGGGACGCCCGACGGGAAGGCCACTGGAGTTTCGCGTCGGGATTCGAGATGTGATGCCGAAATTGCTGGCCTATCAACTGCTGCAACCTGCGCTCGATCTGAAACCACCGGTGAAACTTGTTTGTCACGAAGGAGACACGCCAGCGCTGGTCGCCGATCTTTCCGTTTATCGCCTCGACGTCGTTCTCTCCGACACGGCGCTCGATCCTTACTACCGGGTGCGGGCCTATTCACATCTGCTGGCCGAATCGGAGGTCCTCATCGTGGCGGCGGCGAAGCTGGCTCGTAAGTACCGTCGCACTTTTCCCGAATCGCTCGATCGGGCCCCCTTCCTGCTGCCCACCGAAGACAGTTCGCTCCGGCGTTCGCTCGACCTCTGGTTCCATGAACGTGGGCTGACGCCGTTCATTCAGGGAGAGTTCGCCGACAGTGCGATGCTCAAAATCGCAGGCAACCGGGGCACGGGACTGCTCGCCATACCGGCCATCATTGAAGAGGAAGTCAAATCAATGTACGGGCTCCACCGTGTTGGACTGGTGGAAGGGATCACCGAGCGTTTCTACGCGATCTCAATCGAACGCAAACTGAAACACCCAGGCGTCGCTGCGATTCAGGAAGGTGCGGCGAGTACGACAGCCACGACCTGA
- a CDS encoding universal stress protein: MRSRYQHILVPVDFGPRSQWAVDVAIEVAQVNSSRVTLLHVVESIDSAGEDAEIQDFLQRCAQRAEVDLERYAQPFADIGLTVDFHVVTGRRVPEVIGWTVAHSVDLIVLSSHPVDPQHPAQSLATLSYQVALGAPCSVFLVKTPASEQET; this comes from the coding sequence ATGAGATCGCGATATCAACACATCCTCGTTCCAGTCGATTTCGGCCCTCGCAGTCAGTGGGCGGTCGATGTGGCGATTGAAGTCGCTCAGGTTAACTCCTCGCGCGTGACGCTGCTGCACGTCGTTGAATCGATCGATTCCGCAGGCGAAGACGCCGAGATTCAGGACTTCCTGCAGCGGTGTGCCCAGCGGGCAGAAGTCGATCTCGAACGATATGCCCAGCCTTTTGCTGATATCGGTCTGACCGTCGATTTCCACGTCGTCACCGGACGACGCGTCCCCGAAGTTATCGGCTGGACCGTTGCCCACTCCGTTGATCTGATCGTTCTCAGTTCGCATCCGGTCGATCCGCAACATCCGGCGCAAAGCCTGGCGACGCTCAGTTATCAGGTCGCTCTCGGAGCCCCCTGTTCCGTGTTTTTGGTGAAGACGCCTGCTTCTGAACAGGAGACTTGA
- a CDS encoding DUF1553 domain-containing protein codes for MKRLTALILTLFLVGTASTVAQNSDTPTSIHWEFSSEEGAMPWTAKGNVSRDQAGPRPPEFPEMPAGNTAVQVDSGAYLAVADPGPGSPLDFDNGDSVTFEAWVNPSELRDGQHGYVIGKGRTGNPKFARDNQNWAFRITGEKGEARVNFLFATKLSSDGKHWHRWTSKKGFPVATGWHHIAVAYRFGDPDSIRGWVNGKPTDGTWDMGGPTKAPPVVDNDEVRIGNGFSGGLDEIAIHREILDEKTLAARFNRVGETRVVELQPEVMPELGEIPSGNVLLQLSEGLPTHERWLYTGETWPAETARWMGNDFLLPRIPLRYDAWGIRTNWKAPVLVRMAGDVELPPGEHRMMLWTRALSRLWVDGQLIVKTETIDNRPPNGEERMTPLVDPPLPGHRIRGYRQQEVFGMVQVAPTEDGKPRRCRVVLEMVTGGKSLRTETGECCVAIQIGEDPSLVVLQPAKADVNDMLPLTDAAVKPALRRIEDSLADYDDLTRRTAAASREPFWKKRHERAAAWGKTNPAPPVPRPESSPERHPIDAFLLARMERARIEAATSDPEQTEYFHGKVLPILREQCFRCHGEKDNGGLKVNSRDSILSAGDSETPAVVAGNPEESELIARVRAGDMPPTEEGLPEEQILILEQWIRDGAAWPAPPLDEAAITPAAVVNDEKFLRRIYLDIIGMLPTQEEAESFLSDTRDDKRTRLIDRLLADERCADHWMSFWQDQLAENPSLLNASLNSTGPFRFFLHDSLRDNKPLDRMLTELLQMRGNSSEGGSAGFAIAGENDSPFAAKAHIIASAFLGIEMQCARCHDSPYHTTTQRDLYALAAMLNRKALTVPATSRVPAAFFEKQTRASLIQVTLQPDEVIAAEWPFADVTGVRDDASLDPLIEQPSDSRERLAAIITAPQNERYRQVIVNHLWKRLIGTGFVEPAYDWEGRTPSHPELLTWLAHQFLESGDDVRSLIRLIVTSEVYQREAVGRNHAAEADVRFFAAPDRRRMTAEQVVDSLHAATGRPFDVEVLTFVHDGRSGHVTLGKPTRAWMLADLKNERDRPSLNLPKARAVTDVLEAFGWQGSRQKPIHERELDPNVLQPGVLANSALSVSLTRAACRSELAELALDAESPGQLVDTLFLRILTRYPTADEKDAFSAALADGFDQRRVPEADVHWPADPPRLRQVTWFNHLRPDANSIQQEHERRVQQGPPADPRLQPEWRVVYEDAVWSLMNHREFVWVP; via the coding sequence GTGAAGCGGCTGACCGCACTGATTCTAACGCTCTTTCTCGTGGGGACCGCTTCGACAGTCGCTCAGAATTCCGACACCCCGACTTCGATTCACTGGGAATTCAGCTCTGAAGAAGGGGCGATGCCGTGGACGGCGAAGGGCAATGTCAGCCGCGATCAAGCCGGGCCGCGTCCGCCTGAGTTCCCGGAAATGCCCGCCGGCAACACCGCGGTTCAGGTCGATTCTGGCGCTTACCTGGCTGTGGCTGATCCCGGTCCGGGAAGTCCGCTGGACTTCGACAACGGAGACAGCGTTACGTTCGAAGCCTGGGTCAACCCGAGCGAACTGCGAGATGGTCAGCATGGCTATGTGATTGGTAAGGGACGGACTGGCAATCCGAAATTCGCTAGGGATAACCAGAACTGGGCATTCCGCATCACGGGCGAGAAAGGTGAGGCTCGCGTCAATTTTCTGTTCGCGACAAAACTCTCCTCCGATGGGAAACACTGGCATCGCTGGACATCGAAGAAAGGATTTCCTGTCGCGACCGGTTGGCATCACATCGCCGTGGCCTATCGGTTTGGAGACCCCGATTCGATTCGCGGCTGGGTGAACGGCAAGCCCACCGATGGCACATGGGACATGGGCGGACCGACGAAGGCCCCTCCAGTTGTTGATAACGATGAAGTGAGGATCGGCAACGGGTTCTCGGGCGGTCTCGACGAGATTGCCATTCATCGCGAGATCCTGGATGAAAAGACTCTCGCCGCTCGCTTCAACCGAGTGGGAGAGACGCGTGTTGTTGAACTGCAGCCCGAGGTCATGCCTGAACTCGGCGAGATCCCGTCTGGCAACGTTCTACTCCAGTTGAGCGAGGGACTGCCGACACACGAGCGCTGGCTCTACACCGGCGAGACCTGGCCCGCTGAGACCGCCCGGTGGATGGGGAATGATTTCTTACTGCCTCGGATTCCGCTTCGGTACGATGCCTGGGGGATTCGCACAAACTGGAAAGCCCCCGTGCTCGTACGTATGGCTGGCGATGTGGAACTCCCGCCCGGCGAGCATCGGATGATGCTGTGGACGCGGGCTCTGAGTCGGTTGTGGGTCGATGGTCAACTGATCGTGAAGACGGAGACGATTGATAACCGTCCTCCAAACGGCGAAGAACGGATGACGCCGCTCGTGGATCCGCCGTTGCCGGGACATCGCATTCGGGGCTACCGCCAGCAGGAAGTGTTCGGCATGGTGCAGGTGGCTCCGACTGAAGATGGAAAGCCACGTCGCTGCCGGGTCGTGCTCGAAATGGTGACAGGGGGAAAGAGTTTGCGGACCGAGACCGGCGAATGCTGTGTCGCGATCCAGATTGGAGAAGATCCGAGTCTAGTGGTGCTCCAGCCGGCAAAGGCCGATGTGAACGACATGTTGCCTCTGACAGACGCCGCCGTGAAGCCAGCTCTCCGAAGAATTGAAGATTCTCTGGCTGACTACGACGACCTCACACGACGGACGGCGGCCGCCTCGCGGGAACCGTTCTGGAAAAAGCGACACGAACGGGCCGCGGCGTGGGGGAAGACAAATCCGGCTCCGCCTGTGCCACGTCCGGAAAGTAGTCCTGAAAGGCATCCCATCGATGCATTTCTGCTCGCCAGGATGGAGCGGGCGCGCATAGAGGCAGCGACATCGGATCCCGAGCAGACCGAGTATTTTCACGGCAAAGTGCTCCCGATTCTTCGTGAGCAATGTTTTCGCTGTCATGGCGAGAAAGACAATGGGGGACTCAAGGTCAACTCGCGCGACTCCATTCTCTCGGCTGGCGATTCCGAAACTCCGGCAGTCGTTGCCGGAAATCCGGAAGAAAGTGAGCTGATTGCTCGCGTCCGAGCCGGGGATATGCCGCCGACGGAGGAAGGGCTTCCAGAAGAACAGATTCTGATTCTCGAACAATGGATCCGCGATGGAGCCGCGTGGCCCGCGCCGCCGTTGGACGAAGCCGCCATTACACCGGCTGCCGTGGTCAACGATGAGAAATTCCTTCGAAGAATCTATCTCGACATCATCGGCATGCTCCCGACGCAGGAGGAAGCTGAGAGCTTCCTCTCGGACACGCGGGATGACAAGCGGACCCGTTTAATCGACCGATTGCTGGCCGATGAGCGGTGTGCGGACCACTGGATGAGTTTCTGGCAGGATCAGCTCGCCGAGAATCCTTCGCTCTTGAACGCGTCTCTGAACAGCACGGGCCCGTTTCGCTTCTTCCTGCACGACTCTCTCCGCGACAATAAGCCGCTCGATCGAATGCTGACGGAACTGTTGCAGATGCGGGGGAACTCTTCGGAGGGCGGCAGCGCTGGCTTTGCCATCGCTGGAGAGAACGACTCGCCCTTCGCGGCCAAGGCCCACATCATCGCATCGGCCTTTTTAGGCATTGAAATGCAATGTGCCCGCTGTCACGACTCGCCCTATCACACAACGACGCAGCGAGATCTCTATGCACTCGCAGCCATGCTGAACCGAAAAGCTCTGACCGTTCCGGCGACGAGCCGGGTCCCGGCCGCGTTTTTTGAGAAGCAGACGCGAGCCTCACTCATTCAGGTGACCCTGCAACCGGACGAAGTGATTGCTGCCGAGTGGCCATTCGCGGACGTGACCGGCGTCAGAGACGACGCCTCCCTCGATCCGCTGATCGAGCAGCCATCGGATTCCCGCGAACGGCTTGCGGCTATCATTACGGCTCCGCAGAATGAACGGTATCGTCAGGTTATCGTCAATCATCTCTGGAAACGGTTGATCGGCACCGGGTTTGTGGAACCGGCTTACGACTGGGAGGGGCGCACTCCCAGCCATCCCGAATTGCTGACCTGGCTGGCTCATCAGTTTTTGGAAAGCGGCGATGATGTCCGCTCATTGATCCGGCTGATCGTCACTTCAGAGGTTTACCAGCGAGAAGCGGTGGGGCGTAATCACGCTGCCGAAGCCGACGTTCGTTTCTTTGCCGCTCCGGATCGACGGCGGATGACCGCGGAACAGGTTGTCGATTCCCTGCACGCTGCGACAGGTCGCCCATTCGATGTCGAAGTGCTGACATTCGTGCACGATGGCCGGAGTGGTCATGTCACGCTCGGAAAGCCGACCCGGGCGTGGATGCTGGCCGACCTGAAGAACGAACGCGATCGACCGAGTCTGAATCTGCCCAAAGCGCGGGCGGTCACAGATGTGCTTGAAGCATTCGGCTGGCAGGGATCCCGCCAGAAGCCGATCCATGAACGGGAACTCGATCCCAACGTGCTGCAGCCCGGCGTGTTGGCGAACAGTGCTCTGAGTGTTTCGTTGACCCGGGCCGCCTGCCGCTCCGAACTGGCTGAACTCGCACTCGACGCCGAGTCGCCGGGCCAGTTAGTCGACACGCTGTTCCTGCGGATTCTCACCCGTTATCCCACAGCCGATGAGAAGGACGCTTTTTCTGCCGCGTTGGCCGACGGTTTCGATCAACGTCGAGTTCCTGAGGCTGACGTGCATTGGCCTGCAGACCCACCACGTCTGCGGCAGGTCACGTGGTTCAATCACCTGCGACCCGATGCCAACTCGATTCAACAGGAACATGAACGGCGTGTTCAACAGGGACCGCCCGCCGATCCTCGTCTGCAACCGGAATGGCGGGTTGTGTACGAAGACGCCGTCTGGAGTCTGATGAATCACCGGGAGTTCGTCTGGGTTCCCTGA
- a CDS encoding PSD1 and planctomycete cytochrome C domain-containing protein produces the protein MQRRFRRVLTTGMLTLLLSTAPLLAEAGREEDRFRAEIASILQRRCLSCHNQERMQGDFSLHSAEAVLESGYLEPGEPSASHLLDVIRPVDGKARMPRDADPLSSKEIAAIESWIADGAVWPEGLVLAEHLVDNFDWWSFQPLERPDIRESQSDWGRTPIDAFIAARHQQAGVTHSPEADRRTLIRRVTFDLTGLPPSPEETAAFLADPDPQAYDKLVDRLLASPRYGERWARHWLDVAKYADTCGYDKDKLRPNAWPYRDYVIRSFNEDKPYARFVQEQIAGDVLFPGDRDGILGLGFIAAGPWDFIGHVEVPESKIDGKVARNLDRDDMVSNVINTFCSLTVQCARCHNHKFDPITQEHYYGLQAVFAAVDRAERVYDLDPEVEARKQELAGVIRETNAELTALETEIEQAGGERLRELESQIARLQDAQTVLKQPEFGYHSAIATSADTARWVEVRLAKPTDLTGLSLHPCHDDYAGIGAGFGFPVRFRIEVAGIDGKWQTVVDQTEADFPNPGLRSFDVVQDLTAVERIRITATRLAPRKSDFIFALAELEIHSRGTEKGERPLDGAVVTSLDSIEAPVRWSRDNLIDGSWARYANPVEAEQLADLEEERNVLRTQIETPARIERRKQLQSRLTASRKQLENLPAGSTVYAATTHFPAQGNFKPTEGKPRQVQVLHRGDVQHPKEKADPCVLPLAADEVSRMEPGLSEAERRARLAEWVTSPHHPMLWRSIVNRVWQYHFDQGLVATPNDFGRMGAEPTHPDLLDWLACEFRDSGGSFKHLHRLIVTSSVYRQSSAHHEGHATADAGNQLLWRINRRRLTAEEIRDAILVVSGAMDFTMGGPGYYLFELEKADHSPHYEYHLFDPTDPVSHRRSIYRFVVRSQPDPWMTTLDCADSSQSTPKRNETLTALQALSLLNNPFNLAMSERFADRLRTESSELSDQVVLAFQLIAQREPNAAEQKALERYGTDHGLANLCRVMFNLSEFMYVD, from the coding sequence TTGCAACGTCGATTCCGCCGGGTACTCACGACCGGCATGCTGACACTGCTTCTTTCAACGGCTCCCCTTTTAGCGGAAGCCGGCCGTGAAGAGGATCGGTTTCGTGCGGAGATCGCCTCGATCCTGCAGCGCCGCTGTTTGAGCTGTCATAACCAGGAGCGGATGCAGGGGGACTTCTCTCTGCATTCCGCCGAAGCCGTGCTCGAATCGGGGTATCTCGAACCCGGTGAACCGTCGGCAAGTCATCTGCTCGATGTGATCAGGCCGGTCGATGGCAAAGCCCGCATGCCGCGAGACGCCGATCCGCTGTCCTCCAAAGAGATCGCGGCGATTGAATCGTGGATCGCGGACGGAGCCGTCTGGCCCGAGGGCCTCGTGCTTGCGGAGCATCTGGTCGACAACTTCGACTGGTGGTCGTTCCAGCCGCTTGAACGTCCGGACATTCGGGAAAGCCAGAGCGACTGGGGGCGGACCCCCATCGATGCCTTCATCGCGGCTCGGCATCAACAGGCAGGGGTAACCCACTCACCAGAAGCCGATCGTCGAACGCTCATCCGTCGCGTCACGTTCGACCTGACAGGACTGCCGCCTTCGCCGGAGGAGACAGCGGCCTTTCTTGCGGATCCCGATCCGCAAGCGTATGACAAGCTGGTCGATCGGTTGCTGGCGTCTCCTCGTTATGGAGAACGCTGGGCGCGGCATTGGCTCGATGTCGCGAAGTACGCCGATACCTGCGGCTACGATAAGGACAAGCTGCGACCGAACGCCTGGCCGTATCGCGACTACGTCATTCGTTCGTTCAATGAGGACAAGCCGTACGCACGCTTCGTACAGGAGCAGATTGCGGGAGACGTTCTTTTTCCAGGGGATCGGGACGGCATCCTCGGGCTGGGCTTCATCGCTGCCGGGCCGTGGGATTTCATCGGTCATGTCGAAGTCCCGGAATCGAAGATCGACGGCAAGGTGGCCCGCAACCTCGATCGCGACGATATGGTGTCGAACGTGATCAACACGTTCTGCAGCCTGACGGTCCAATGCGCCCGCTGCCACAACCACAAGTTCGATCCGATCACTCAGGAGCACTACTACGGACTGCAGGCGGTCTTTGCGGCGGTCGATCGAGCAGAGCGGGTGTATGATCTAGATCCTGAGGTGGAAGCTCGAAAGCAGGAACTGGCCGGTGTGATCCGTGAGACGAATGCGGAACTGACGGCTCTGGAGACAGAAATCGAACAGGCTGGCGGCGAGCGACTGAGGGAACTCGAAAGTCAGATTGCCAGATTGCAGGATGCTCAGACCGTTCTGAAGCAACCCGAGTTCGGCTATCACAGCGCCATCGCCACCTCAGCCGACACCGCCCGATGGGTCGAGGTCCGGCTGGCGAAGCCGACCGACCTCACCGGGCTTTCGCTGCATCCCTGTCACGATGACTATGCGGGCATCGGAGCGGGGTTCGGCTTCCCGGTTCGCTTTCGCATCGAAGTCGCCGGTATCGACGGGAAATGGCAAACGGTAGTTGATCAAACCGAAGCGGACTTCCCGAACCCGGGATTGCGCAGCTTCGACGTTGTTCAGGATCTGACCGCCGTAGAGCGGATTCGGATCACGGCGACGAGACTGGCGCCGCGAAAGAGTGACTTCATCTTCGCGTTGGCTGAACTCGAGATCCACAGCCGTGGAACGGAGAAGGGAGAACGTCCACTCGACGGTGCGGTAGTGACAAGTCTCGATTCCATTGAGGCTCCCGTCCGTTGGTCGCGCGACAATTTGATCGATGGAAGCTGGGCGCGGTATGCGAACCCGGTCGAGGCTGAGCAACTTGCTGATCTGGAAGAGGAGAGGAACGTCCTCCGAACACAGATCGAAACTCCGGCCCGGATCGAACGTCGGAAGCAACTCCAGTCGCGGCTGACTGCGAGCCGAAAGCAACTCGAGAATCTTCCCGCTGGTTCAACGGTCTACGCGGCCACCACGCATTTCCCGGCTCAGGGGAACTTCAAACCGACTGAAGGGAAACCGCGTCAGGTGCAGGTGCTTCATCGAGGAGACGTTCAGCACCCGAAGGAAAAGGCTGATCCGTGTGTGCTGCCTCTGGCGGCCGACGAAGTCTCTCGAATGGAACCGGGACTGAGCGAAGCGGAGCGTCGAGCCAGACTGGCGGAATGGGTCACGTCGCCTCACCATCCGATGCTCTGGCGTTCGATTGTGAACCGCGTCTGGCAGTACCACTTCGATCAGGGGCTGGTGGCGACGCCGAATGATTTCGGACGGATGGGAGCGGAACCGACCCACCCAGATTTGCTCGACTGGCTGGCCTGCGAGTTCCGCGACTCGGGAGGCTCGTTCAAGCATCTGCATCGTCTGATCGTCACGAGTAGTGTGTACCGGCAGTCATCCGCTCATCATGAGGGGCACGCGACTGCTGATGCCGGAAATCAACTGCTGTGGAGAATAAATCGTCGCCGACTGACGGCAGAAGAAATCCGGGATGCGATCCTGGTTGTCAGTGGAGCGATGGACTTCACCATGGGCGGACCGGGCTATTATCTGTTCGAGTTGGAGAAGGCGGACCACTCGCCTCACTACGAGTATCATCTGTTCGATCCAACCGATCCGGTGTCGCATCGCCGCAGTATTTATCGGTTCGTAGTCCGGTCGCAGCCCGACCCCTGGATGACAACGCTCGACTGTGCGGATTCCTCGCAAAGCACGCCGAAACGCAACGAGACGCTGACGGCTCTTCAGGCTCTTTCTCTGCTCAATAACCCCTTCAATCTGGCGATGTCCGAGCGGTTTGCCGACCGATTGAGGACTGAGTCGTCCGAACTTTCGGACCAGGTGGTGCTGGCATTCCAGTTGATTGCGCAGCGGGAGCCGAACGCGGCGGAACAGAAAGCTCTCGAACGATACGGAACTGACCACGGCCTGGCCAATCTGTGCCGTGTGATGTTCAATCTCAGCGAATTCATGTACGTCGACTGA
- a CDS encoding DoxX family protein produces MSKGQIAGWVLSGLLSAFLIFASAGGKFTDWEGKDEMFAKFGFTEEQMVQIGYVEVAIAVLYLVPRVDFIATVLLTGYLGGATVTHVRVEDPFFMPIIIGVVAWIALGLRRPEVFRVAFGSTGSRPVREAGSISSD; encoded by the coding sequence ATGTCAAAGGGGCAGATCGCGGGATGGGTGCTGAGCGGACTGCTCAGTGCATTTTTGATCTTTGCCAGCGCAGGCGGAAAGTTCACGGACTGGGAAGGCAAAGACGAGATGTTCGCCAAGTTTGGTTTCACCGAAGAACAGATGGTTCAGATCGGCTACGTCGAAGTCGCAATTGCCGTGCTGTACCTTGTGCCTCGCGTCGACTTCATCGCGACGGTCTTGCTCACCGGATATCTCGGGGGCGCGACAGTCACGCATGTTCGTGTGGAAGATCCGTTCTTTATGCCAATCATCATTGGAGTCGTGGCGTGGATCGCTTTGGGACTGCGTCGCCCCGAAGTATTCAGGGTCGCATTTGGAAGTACGGGATCCAGGCCAGTGAGAGAGGCAGGCTCGATCTCCTCCGATTAG
- a CDS encoding DUF1501 domain-containing protein, producing the protein MVLNRRDCLATGAAVAGGLLLPKIGAADSATPLIKGKAEHVISIWLGGGMGQIDTFDPKRKGDPKKRTPGSYYESIDTAVPGVQLCEHLKTLAPLMDRVTAVRTVNHEAIDEHAAATNRMHTGRPVSGTVTYPSLGSIITHERGSANDGAPPYVLIGYPNVTRGPGFLGAQHSYLYLTDTSQGPAGLSRPGGITMERQSRRESLLKVLKQNADPTSDKRLLDYDAAIEQSLKLSGPEFNQVFELDREPSELRNRYGGEFGQRCLLSRRLVERGVRFIEVSHNLNFLNGAGWDVHNDGILDQHKLIQELDTAMATLISDLEEKKLLDKTLIVVTSEFGRPPEFDSGGGRGHQGTAFTCVLAGGGLAHRGAYGETDELSKTIVSNPVPLPDFFATIFAAVGVDYHKYLYDGDRPVPITDQGNAIADLFG; encoded by the coding sequence ATGGTTCTGAATCGCAGGGACTGCCTGGCCACAGGCGCGGCTGTCGCGGGGGGGCTGCTGCTGCCGAAAATCGGAGCGGCCGATTCTGCGACTCCGCTGATCAAGGGGAAGGCGGAACATGTCATCTCGATCTGGCTCGGCGGCGGAATGGGGCAGATCGATACGTTCGATCCGAAACGAAAAGGAGATCCGAAGAAGAGGACGCCGGGGTCCTATTACGAATCGATCGACACTGCGGTGCCGGGCGTCCAGCTCTGCGAGCATCTCAAGACGCTGGCTCCGCTGATGGACCGGGTGACGGCTGTTCGTACGGTTAACCACGAAGCGATCGACGAACATGCGGCTGCGACAAATCGCATGCATACTGGCCGGCCGGTCAGCGGGACCGTCACGTATCCGTCGCTCGGTTCGATCATCACTCATGAGAGAGGCTCGGCGAACGACGGTGCTCCTCCGTATGTGTTGATTGGCTATCCCAACGTGACGCGCGGCCCGGGATTCCTGGGGGCCCAGCACAGTTATCTGTATCTGACCGATACCAGTCAGGGGCCAGCGGGGCTGTCTCGTCCAGGTGGAATCACCATGGAACGGCAAAGCCGCCGGGAATCGCTTCTGAAGGTGCTTAAGCAGAATGCCGACCCGACGAGCGACAAGCGTCTACTCGATTACGATGCCGCCATCGAACAGAGCCTCAAGCTCAGCGGACCGGAGTTCAATCAGGTGTTCGAACTGGACCGGGAGCCTTCCGAATTGCGGAACCGCTACGGCGGCGAGTTTGGCCAGCGATGTCTTTTGAGCCGCCGCCTGGTCGAACGGGGCGTTCGTTTCATCGAGGTCTCCCACAATCTGAATTTCCTGAACGGAGCAGGGTGGGATGTGCACAACGACGGCATTCTCGATCAGCACAAACTGATCCAGGAGCTGGATACGGCGATGGCGACGTTGATCAGCGATCTTGAGGAAAAGAAGCTGCTCGACAAGACCTTGATCGTTGTGACTTCAGAGTTCGGACGACCGCCCGAGTTTGACAGTGGCGGCGGTCGGGGCCATCAGGGAACGGCTTTCACGTGCGTGCTGGCCGGCGGTGGTCTGGCTCACCGCGGCGCTTACGGCGAGACCGATGAACTGTCGAAGACGATCGTCTCCAATCCCGTTCCCCTCCCGGATTTCTTCGCGACCATTTTCGCGGCTGTCGGCGTCGACTATCACAAGTATCTCTACGACGGCGACCGGCCGGTCCCGATCACGGATCAGGGCAATGCGATCGCGGATCTGTTCGGCTGA